The DNA sequence aatcttCTCTATGGATTGGAATCATTGGATGATAGTGATGAAGAGTTAAAGCTTTTCTGTTAtcttatattattatttttttaattcttctcTTTGGATTGGATGTACTAATATTGCCATTTGGGTTTAACTTTACagaattaaattgtaaaatgcTTGAACTTTTACTGTAAGACACTTGTTTTCAACTCTTGCAAGTGTAAGAGTGCTTTCTATAGTTTTACACAAAAATATGCATTAGAACCAGCTTGTGTATGTTTATCAAGAAAGTTTTGCGTATTTTGTATTTTCATGACAACATCCCTGGGTGATTTTACTCTGGGTGTCATTAGTCTtggtgtttatttatttatttatttttgtgtgCATGTTTGCAAGTAcccttttgtccacatgtcaatCTGGTGCCATTTCCATGCTATTTTTGAATGTCGTGATAATTCAGTCCAAGCTTGTTAAACATGATGAACTTGGCAGGATGAAGATTTTGTTATTGAGAAGGATGATGGAGGTTCTCCAACTGATGATTCTGGGGGTGAAGATTCTGATGCTAGTGAAAGTGGAGGCGAGAAAGAGGCAAGTGATTTTTATCACATGTGAATTTACTTATTGTTATCATACAAGCTATTCTCACATTACATGAACTGCCAATTTTAGAAGCCTGCTAAAAAGGAGCCCAGGAAAGAACCTTCAACTTCAAAGGTGCCATCTTCCAAGAAAAAATCCAAAGAGGTCGATGAAGATggtccaaagaagaaaaaacagaaaaagaagaaggatccAAATGCACCAAAAAGAGCGATGTCTGGTTTCATGTTCTTCTCACAGATGGAGAGAGAGgtgggtttggtttggtttggcaAGATGCTTTTGTAAATGGTTCAGGTTTTCTGTTGATGTGATTTTACACCATCTGCCACCCACCCTATTTTGCCTTAACCAACACTAAAGTGGATTGATTTATCTCTATTAATACTTGATAGTTTGCTTATCTTTACTTGCATTGACCACAGAATGTGAAGAAAGACAACCCCGGGATTGCATTTACGGATGTGGGAAGAGTGCTTGGGGACAAGTGGAAGAAGATGTCAGGTATATATGATTCCgagtaattgttgtttaaacTTGATAAGTTCTGTTGATTATAACATTTACTGTCCACCTTGCAGCGGAGGAGAAAGAACCATATGAAGCAAAGGCCCGTCAAGATAAATTACGCTACAAGGATGAAATTAGTGGCTACAACAAGAGTAACACCCCCCAACCCATGAATGTGGATTCAGGGAATGAATCTGACAGCGAATAGATTTGAAGTAGAATCAAATCAGCCACTTATATTTTGTTCGAGTGGTATACTTAACGTGTATGGTAGATTTTTGTTTACCTCTTGTATTATGAACATACCATGTTTCGATTTACACTAGTTTGCTTATAAATCTAGTTTTAGTGCTTGAAGACAGCAATTGCTAAGCcagtgtttggatgagggagaTGACAATTTGGTGGGATATCAAAATCCCACGCCTAAAATGCCTTGTTTGGCAAATTTTGAGATAGGGATTTCAAAAACCGGGATTTTGGGAGGGATCCAGAGGGCTTTTGTTTAAGAGATGCTCCTTCTCCAAGTTCCGCCTATACAGGCGTTACTTTGATATCCCAACCAGAAGCAGAGCGTCTCCACCATGCTCTTCACTGTCATTGGTGCACCACAACCCATTCCGTCTCCGGTCCTGAAAAGTGAAAACTCATTTCCACCATGCTCTTCACTCTGCTGGAATTTGAACGGCCGAAACACTTTGATTTTGAATTCCCAGACCAAATTCAATTCCTTATTCTTGATCAATAGCCATCACTAGTGGAATCTAGAACAAATAGAGAGGATTTGAGAACAaaacccttcttttttttttttttttaatcaaattctCGCTTAGTTTTGTGGCTAGGCAaaaccctaaacttttcaactcTTGTTATAAAACATCATAAATTAGATCCTTTATACTATTTTCTTAATAGTTTCTGCTATAGCCACTGCTATATCCATTTCTTTGCTTTTACTTTTAGCCgaattcttctctttctttcattgaatatatatatatatatatatatatatatatatatgtatatatattgaaacTCATATTTCAAGGCATGTACTGAttgtttattttagtttagatAATGGGGAATTGGATTCCCTCCGCCATTACGTTGTGCGGGTTCAAGTCATATTGTATTAGTTGCAATGTACGTTAATAGTAAAAGATGAACATATATATTAGTAATAGTACTACTTAATATCGACATTGAATATATTAATCACAGAGAAGAGAACATAAACCTTTCAAGGGGCCGGAGTGCGTTGCAAACATCACAACCCCCATTTTGGCAACTCTTCAACTAATTTAGGGGGTACTGCAAGACTGTAGACACATCCCTTTACAGCAGCCTGCAGTCCCCATACTATATTGTTAACATTCCTTACCAACCTTGCATCCAAGAGTACCCGCAAAGCGTGTGAGCCTCCTCACAAATGTGCCTGGCTTTGCCTTCATCATGTCATGGCGGCTGAACTCTCCGCCCGTTCTCGGCACTCCAGATTCGCGGAAGTAGGCTCCGTTCTCCATTAGATCACCTTCCGATCTCCATTGCCATGTCATCCACACATCCTCGGTTGCGTAGTTCCTGTTTGTGATCTCCTTTGCTGCAGGGTTTGGTGGGGCGACGTAGCGGTTGCCCTGGCTGATGATGGTTGGGTGTGAGCTGCCTCCAATGGCGTACATGAGCCAGTGGGTGTAGTCGTTGTTCACAACGTGGAAGAAGCCGTGTCTGCACCTTGGCATTCTCTGGATCAAGCCCTTCCCGAAGTGGTTGAACGCCACCGTGATTTGCATGATCTTGTCGCCTTCAAATATATCGCTTGCTCCGAAAAGCATCACCTGCATGCATGCATACGTACGTTAATTTTAGACATAAGCACAAAGTCTACACtaaaaaagttataaaaaagACGAAGTCGAGGGAATATTAGATTACGTACGTCGTTATGGTGAGTGAAGTGGCAGTTGGAGATGGTAATGGCGGTGGATCCCTGGATGACGTCGATGAGCCCATCGTAGCAGTTCCACATGGAGAGATGGTCGAGCCAGATGTGAGAGGATCCAAAGACGGAGATACCATCTCCATCACTTTGGGTCCTAAGTCCAATGTGGTCCAATGAGTCTCTGATCAGGCCACCTCCGACCGACACAATGTCGTGGATGTGAAGGCCGTGGATTATCACATTCTGGACAAACTGCAGGGTGATTCCGGCACCGTGGGCGATGTGAACGTTGGCGCCACGGCCGTCGATGGTCTTGTGGCTGGTCACAAGTAGCTCCTTATTCAACTTGATGGTCATGCTGTGTTTGAAGATGATCCAAAGTGGGCCAGTTTGGATCACGGCGTGGCGGAGAGTTCCTGGCTTGGGGTTTGCCATGTCGTCGTCGGAGGAATCGGTGATGACGTAGATGGGACCGCGCTTTCCTCCGCGGGTCCTGTGCCCGAACCCTTTCACGCAACCGGCGAGCTGCTTCCGGTTCTTGGACCATTCGCTATTGCACCTCCAGCACCGGTCAATAGGGTTTGTGGCCGTGCATGGGCCTTTGTACTTATGCCCAAGATGCCTCCTTGTGGTGTTGGTCCCTTCCAAAATCCTGCATTACAAACAGTGACGGAGCCAGAAATTTAATATAGGTGAGACATGCGGTTCAGACACTTTTTGTAAAACATTAGTACTAGTAAAGCTCAATTTATATTAAAGAAAAAGGCAATAGAATGTACGTACGTTTCAACATCTTGAAGTAGGTCATCTGCAACTGCTTCGGGGTTGGGTTGATAGGCCTGGAGGGCAGCTACCTCGGCCTGATGCTCCCGCTCCTTAAGGACAGGATCGAACACCGCAATTGTGCTATTGTCGGAATCTGCGCCCGCTTTTAGGCATGGAAGTATTACGCAGAATGAGCACATAAACAGCACTAAACTGACCTTCATTGACGCCATTTGGGTTCTTACCTACAATATGCCCTCTTCTATCTTGCTAGTTCTTATTTCTTAGGACACTTTGAACAAGTTCTTctgttttatatatttttcttttattttttattaatggt is a window from the Rosa chinensis cultivar Old Blush chromosome 2, RchiOBHm-V2, whole genome shotgun sequence genome containing:
- the LOC112187918 gene encoding pectate lyase, which produces MCSFCVILPCLKAGADSDNSTIAVFDPVLKEREHQAEVAALQAYQPNPEAVADDLLQDVETILEGTNTTRRHLGHKYKGPCTATNPIDRCWRCNSEWSKNRKQLAGCVKGFGHRTRGGKRGPIYVITDSSDDDMANPKPGTLRHAVIQTGPLWIIFKHSMTIKLNKELLVTSHKTIDGRGANVHIAHGAGITLQFVQNVIIHGLHIHDIVSVGGGLIRDSLDHIGLRTQSDGDGISVFGSSHIWLDHLSMWNCYDGLIDVIQGSTAITISNCHFTHHNDVMLFGASDIFEGDKIMQITVAFNHFGKGLIQRMPRCRHGFFHVVNNDYTHWLMYAIGGSSHPTIISQGNRYVAPPNPAAKEITNRNYATEDVWMTWQWRSEGDLMENGAYFRESGVPRTGGEFSRHDMMKAKPGTFVRRLTRFAGTLGCKVGKEC